Genomic segment of Anopheles darlingi chromosome X, idAnoDarlMG_H_01, whole genome shotgun sequence:
ACTGAGTTGTGTGCATTAATCTGTTCAATGTCCCTTAGCAGACGACTTATGGACGGGTATTTTCAAGCTGACTGTGTGCTTAATGCTGTAGAATCTACTTGCTGGAATCTAAAACACAAGAAAGTATAAACAAGACGGTTCTGAGAATGGTGCCATTTAATCTAAATGGTAGGCAAAGTTGAGGgcgtgagtgtttgtgtgttagaTAAtattactctctctctcgacgagGGCAGAATCGAGAATTGAAGCTGTAGCGAAACTGCTATGCCAGAGAATGGTCGTCGAGGCTGAGAACGAACATGACTCATGATGCTTGTGTGCTCATTCTGCCAAAGCGATTCAGTCTTAGGTTTCTGTTCCGCAAAGGAGTGTTCATATACGGAAGCAATGATACATTTCAGTTAGTAAATAGCCCATCTCTGATGGGATTCTTCTGCAATCAGCCAGTTGTAAGAAGAGAACAGCGCAGCAGCTGATAAAATATAGCAACTGTTTTAGATATTAATGTAACGGAATGGTCATCCCTGTGACAAGTTTTATAGATCATTCTTCCTGGAAATAAATCCCCTATCGCGCTGCTCTTTCCGAGAACTAAAGATTGTTATAAAATAGTCactacgattttttttctttgtctaTAAGTTAAAAACTAAATGATCTTGAATTTCAAAGTTGCGACGCCCGTTGTTTTAtgttcgtgttttctttttccctatTTCCAGAAAATCTACAAACGCGTATTATTGTATATAAAAAATTATCCAAAGTAGTAAATTGTAAATATAAACCATCCTGTCTCGACTGCCGCCCATAAGACGAAATCGACATGTCGCTTTGGGCACGTGTTAATCAATTGCCGCAGCATATTTTAGAACAAATACGTTTCATCTATGGGAGCAACTTTCCGATCGAAGTAAGGCACTATTTAGCAGAATGGATAGAGGAGCGCTTGCAGTAAGTTGTAGCAATTATGTGTTGTGCTGAAAGGATCCAAAGAAAatttgtttcttatttttccttttattttttttttcaaagaaatGCTTCTATGTTCATCAACGATCAGGAGAATGCCTATGAACAGGAAGCCGCAAACTTTCTTAACCAACTCATTATTGAACTTGAACGAACGGCGGTTTCACTACCGGAAAACAATCTTACGATCAAAATACGACTTAATGAATCCGCAAGAAATTTCCGGCAACTATTTTCCCACAACCCATCGCAACTGTACCACCACCTGATTACATGTCTACAACGTGAACGACAATGTGTTGCATATCCAGAAGAATGTGCTACGGTTCAGGATCCCGAAGTGAACGAAGTGTTCACTGCTGTACAGCAGTTGCAGATCATGGTTCGCACGAACGAGAACGACAATCGCAATCTGTTGAAGGAATACGAGCATTTGTTGTTGGAGGTGCACGAGATGCAGAAGAACCGTGCACAGTTAGAAACGATTGAGCATGCGGAGATGCGTCAACACGCCCACAACCAATTGGTGCAGCACCAGAAGATGGTTAATGATCGTTTACAGCTGTGTACTGGCAAGCGACTTGCTCTCGTGGACGGATTCCGTAAAACGATCCTAATTACCGGTGAAGTACAAACCAAAGTTCTGAACAAATACCTATCGCAATGGAAGATTAACCAAGGGTTCGCCGGGAACGGTGCGTCTACCATGAGCGCCAGCAACCTTGATACTATTCAAGCATGGTGCGAAAGCCTGGCGGAAATCATCTGGAGCACGAAGGACCAGATTCGACTggcaattaaaaataaatcgaaacTGCATGTGGAACAGGATGATGTACCGGACCTGCTTCCGCAGGCCATGGTTGACGTGACCAACTTGCTCAAAACTCTGATCACCAATACGTTTATTATCGAGAAGCAACCTCCGCAGGTTATGAAGACAAACACCCGTTTCGCGGCCACGGTTCGCCTGTTAGTCGGGAATACACTCAACATAAAAATGGTCAATCCGCAGGTGAAGGTATCGATCATATCTGGTAAGTAACTCTTTCGCTGTTGCAAAGACAGGGTTAAATCATTGCTAAACCGGAACTAACAATTGTTGATTTAATTTCTTCCAGAGGCCCAAGctcagcaaacacaacaaacaaataaagcaTCAGAGCAGTCTTGTGGTGAAATCATGAACAACATCGGTAATTTGGAATATAATGAAACAACCAAGCAACTGTCGGTCAGCTTCAGGTAACGCATTGAGCTATACGAcactttcaatttcaaataaatgaaacaatgcGCATATAAATATATTGCGTTTTCAGAAATATGCAATTGAAGAAAATCAAGCGAGCCGAGAAGAAGGGCACAGAGTGTGTGATGGATGAAAAGTTTGCTCTGCTGTTCCAGTCAAGTTTTGCCGTAGGCCACGGTGACCTAGTGTTTTCGGTAAGTTGTTGATACCCCTTTCATTCAAAGGAAATGCAACAAAGAGATATTATAATAATAACGTTGGTTGTTTCTCTTATTTTGGACCGCATAGGTTTGGACCATTTCCCTTCCGGTTGTCGTCATCGTACATGGAAATCAAGAGCCACAATCATGGGCTACCATCACTTGGGACAACGCTTTTGCAGACATTAATCGCATTCCGTTCCAGGTGCCGGATAAGGTGTGCTGGAACCAGCTGGCGGAAGCGTTGAATATGAAATTCCGGGCATCAACGGGTCGTTTGCTGACACAGGAAAATATGCATTTTCTCTGCGAGAAGGCATTCAAAACAAGTCTGCCATATCCAGTGCAGAACGATTTGACCATCATGTGGTCGCAGTTTTGTAAGGAACCGATCCCCGATCGCTCGTTTACTTTCTGGGAGTGGTTTTACGCGGCCATGAAGGTAACACGCGAGCATCTACGTGGGCCATGGATGGACGGCAGTATCATCGGATTCATACACAAATCGAAGGCAGAAGACTACCTGCTAAAGTGCCCTCGTGGAACATTTTTGCTACGATTTTCCGACAGTGAGCTGGGTGAGGAAACTTACATTTTTTCGGCTTATCCGTACTAGGTGTTCAGTTTATTCTAATCGCAATTCCAGAGCCTGATATAACAGCTCTTGAaacacacattcattcattaatGTGTCTTCTTCTATATTCAGGTGGAATTACTATCGCTTGGGTTAACGAGGGCAACGATGGTCAGCCACAAATACTGCACATTCAACCATTTACAGCCAAAGACTTTTCAACACGCTCGTTGTCAGATCGCATTCGCGACTTTGACGATCTCTACTATCTATTCCCGAACAAACCGAAGCACGAAGCGTTTGATCGCTACACAACACCTGTTGGGCCGCCAAGAAACAAGAATTATATAGCGTCAGAGGTACGCGCAGTTCTGATGCCCGGTCCCAACAACAATCCAATGAACAGCTATCCAAACACACCATCGTATAACATTCAATCGCCAGACGCATCGCGTGACACTCCTTCGAGCGGGTAAGTCCGAGTCAACTTACtaattattgattttcatgTGACTGAAGCGTCAAGcgcattttattttataaactATCATGCTCATGCTGTTAACATCAGCGCACATTTGCTTATCTTTGTTTATGGCATGCAAGGTGATAAGGCGTATGTTTAGTTGCTAACATACAATGCCAATTATCGTAAAATTGCGTAAATGGATAACCGTGCAAGAGTATGCCACTGATTGATTTACGATTCATAGTTTGTTATTGTTTGGCTACGCACATTGCTGAATATTCGTTTGTATAGTAACaaatttttaataataataataataataataattgttttatttaaataagtTGTATATTTCCATGTTTAGTTTCATTCTGTACTTAGCTACATTTTGGTTAGATTGCGATATTGTTGTACTTTGGATTCTTGTtggttattgatttttatttgtcGGTTGTTTGCATTTGGCTTTTGGTTGTATTGGCATAATCTAACCAGGTGAAGCGTGAAGCATTTGCCACATTTCTAGTACGCAGTTTATTTTAACTTGGATTCATAAATCAAGGATTATCCGTATTGATCATCTGCTATTCTTTATATCATACTGCCAAATGAACAATTACACATGCAACATCGAAATATTCAGCTAACTGTTTATGTTTTGTCAATTCATTTGCAGCTATCAAAATAGTACTATAATGCATCTCTAGTCATTAAACCTGTACTAAACAGTACTGGGTTATCCTTTGCTGCGGTCTTACTAATCACGACTAAACGAAAAACTATTGTAATCTATGCTTCAATTGCTACATCCCATCAAATCTGTCCAACGCAAGGTGTTTCATCATTTGCTGATCGCGCACAATAGCAACGCACCACCACTTGCATCAGGCAGCATCGTTAGATTGGCACTGGTTTGGGGTAACACTAGCAACATTAAATCAACAGATGCGGTGCAAAGTGTCGCATTGGTTATGGGTAGACGAAGAGCTTAATTAATagagaaccgatcgatcggcggtGGCTTTAGTGCTACGGGTTTCTGTTGAACAAATGCAATTATAGTGTTTTAGTTTTCTTTGTTACAATAGTTTACTTTTATTGACAGTGCATCTTTCATTTAATAACAATTCCTGTACATACACGCGTGAAGTTGAGAGGAACGGTGGATTCACGTAATGTTACCGGTGTCACATTGAAGTTTTCATAGGTACCGCTATATAAATTTTCGAGAAGATTGGCTGGCTAGCTAATATTGATAACCTTCACAATCGTGCTTCCACAACCGCGTGCTAATAACGCCCAATTTAATATGCGTCATCCGTCCGTGGAATTAACTCCCGCATTGTTGCGGTCAACACTAAATTgaactaaaaaaaatggaagagtTGCTCTGGTTTGGCAAACTCTTGCCGTCTTTTTTCTACCCTCATCTGTTCGTTTTATCGATACGAATAACCGGTGACTATGCCTCTATGTTTGATTGATACCTGTTTGTGCCCGCAATCCATCAAGTATATGTATATTTTATATCATCGCCTCTTGTGCGTGTCGTTCATATTGTCATTTCGGTATGCCACCGATCAACATACATTGACAATTTTTTTCCATAACCGCATTACGGGAGCTTTTTTCGCTATATGCAAATCCCTTTGGCTTGGCATCCTTTTATAGGAAAGGGTGGATTTGTTGCTGGTTGTATGTTTAATATTACATATTCTCGTTTCTTCTTTACACTATGTCATGCAATTATCTACAAACGATTGATACCGATGGTTCCGTACCATTCGCTGCGAATATTCGAAATGATGTGATGCATTTGTTCCCAGTATGTCGATGATCACGCACAATCCGGTTTACCAGCATCGGTACGCGTCGGCCTATGAGACATGCCTGCAGGCGGATGGTTTGTTGAGTCCTTTTGATGGGTCGTCAGAATCGATGGCGTTTACACCCTCGCATGTCAGTGGTAGTCCCTTGCGACCGCTACCATCGGTAAGCGTGAATTCATCGTCCAGCGTCGCCAGCAGCATACCCCAAGGGACTGCCTTAACTGTAACTGTTCCGGGTGCGTGCatttccaaccaacaaccaaccgattatcagcatcatcatcttggcGAAAATATTACAACCCTGGGTTCGGGTACCGACAACCGTAGTGATGGTGGG
This window contains:
- the LOC125951872 gene encoding signal transducer and transcription activator isoform X1 produces the protein MSLWARVNQLPQHILEQIRFIYGSNFPIEVRHYLAEWIEERLQNASMFINDQENAYEQEAANFLNQLIIELERTAVSLPENNLTIKIRLNESARNFRQLFSHNPSQLYHHLITCLQRERQCVAYPEECATVQDPEVNEVFTAVQQLQIMVRTNENDNRNLLKEYEHLLLEVHEMQKNRAQLETIEHAEMRQHAHNQLVQHQKMVNDRLQLCTGKRLALVDGFRKTILITGEVQTKVLNKYLSQWKINQGFAGNGASTMSASNLDTIQAWCESLAEIIWSTKDQIRLAIKNKSKLHVEQDDVPDLLPQAMVDVTNLLKTLITNTFIIEKQPPQVMKTNTRFAATVRLLVGNTLNIKMVNPQVKVSIISEAQAQQTQQTNKASEQSCGEIMNNIGNLEYNETTKQLSVSFRNMQLKKIKRAEKKGTECVMDEKFALLFQSSFAVGHGDLVFSVWTISLPVVVIVHGNQEPQSWATITWDNAFADINRIPFQVPDKVCWNQLAEALNMKFRASTGRLLTQENMHFLCEKAFKTSLPYPVQNDLTIMWSQFCKEPIPDRSFTFWEWFYAAMKVTREHLRGPWMDGSIIGFIHKSKAEDYLLKCPRGTFLLRFSDSELGGITIAWVNEGNDGQPQILHIQPFTAKDFSTRSLSDRIRDFDDLYYLFPNKPKHEAFDRYTTPVGPPRNKNYIASEVRAVLMPGPNNNPMNSYPNTPSYNIQSPDASRDTPSSGMSMITHNPVYQHRYASAYETCLQADGLLSPFDGSSESMAFTPSHVSGSPLRPLPSVSVNSSSSVASSIPQGTALTVTVPGACISNQQPTDYQHHHLGENITTLGSGTDNRSDGGTQNQQYLSSLTASTAYPSPGSLVQSDSNQQQIKLPPTDFSMTDDPDERIADDLLSNEQPVQNAPCTRMPAGATGFLNLDDLSWFQPN
- the LOC125951872 gene encoding signal transducer and transcription activator isoform X3, giving the protein MSLWARVNQLPQHILEQIRFIYGSNFPIEVRHYLAEWIEERLQNASMFINDQENAYEQEAANFLNQLIIELERTAVSLPENNLTIKIRLNESARNFRQLFSHNPSQLYHHLITCLQRERQCVAYPEECATVQDPEVNEVFTAVQQLQIMVRTNENDNRNLLKEYEHLLLEVHEMQKNRAQLETIEHAEMRQHAHNQLVQHQKMVNDRLQLCTGKRLALVDGFRKTILITGEVQTKVLNKYLSQWKINQGFAGNGASTMSASNLDTIQAWCESLAEIIWSTKDQIRLAIKNKSKLHVEQDDVPDLLPQAMVDVTNLLKTLITNTFIIEKQPPQVMKTNTRFAATVRLLVGNTLNIKMVNPQVKVSIISEAQAQQTQQTNKASEQSCGEIMNNIGNLEYNETTKQLSVSFRNMQLKKIKRAEKKGTECVMDEKFALLFQSSFAVGHGDLVFSVWTISLPVVVIVHGNQEPQSWATITWDNAFADINRIPFQVPDKVCWNQLAEALNMKFRASTGRLLTQENMHFLCEKAFKTSLPYPVQNDLTIMWSQFCKEPIPDRSFTFWEWFYAAMKVTREHLRGPWMDGSIIGFIHKSKAEDYLLKCPRGTFLLRFSDSELGGITIAWVNEGNDGQPQILHIQPFTAKDFSTRSLSDRIRDFDDLYYLFPNKPKHEAFDRYTTPVGPPRNKNYIASEVRAVLMPGPNNNPMNSYPNTPSYNIQSPDASRDTPSSGYQNSTIMHL
- the LOC125951872 gene encoding signal transducer and transcription activator isoform X2, with amino-acid sequence MSLWARVNQLPQHILEQIRFIYGSNFPIEVRHYLAEWIEERLQNASMFINDQENAYEQEAANFLNQLIIELERTAVSLPENNLTIKIRLNESARNFRQLFSHNPSQLYHHLITCLQRERQCVAYPEECATVQDPEVNEVFTAVQQLQIMVRTNENDNRNLLKEYEHLLLEVHEMQKNRAQLETIEHAEMRQHAHNQLVQHQKMVNDRLQLCTGKRLALVDGFRKTILITGEVQTKVLNKYLSQWKINQGFAGNGASTMSASNLDTIQAWCESLAEIIWSTKDQIRLAIKNKSKLHVEQDDVPDLLPQAMVDVTNLLKTLITNTFIIEKQPPQVMKTNTRFAATVRLLVGNTLNIKMVNPQVKVSIISEAQAQQTQQTNKASEQSCGEIMNNIGNLEYNETTKQLSVSFRNMQLKKIKRAEKKGTECVMDEKFALLFQSSFAVGHGDLVFSVWTISLPVVVIVHGNQEPQSWATITWDNAFADINRIPFQVPDKVCWNQLAEALNMKFRASTGRLLTQENMHFLCEKAFKTSLPYPVQNDLTIMWSQFCKEPIPDRSFTFWEWFYAAMKVTREHLRGPWMDGSIIGFIHKSKAEDYLLKCPRGTFLLRFSDSELGGITIAWVNEGNDGQPQILHIQPFTAKDFSTRSLSDRIRDFDDLYYLFPNKPKHEAFDRYTTPVGPPRNKNYIASEVRAVLMPGPNNNPMNSYPNTPSYNIQSPDASRDTPSSGYGQVNFGQVPDFELENIGIFSSQFQ